A window of Agrobacterium tumefaciens contains these coding sequences:
- a CDS encoding metalloregulator ArsR/SmtB family transcription factor: protein MLSNLSNEVRLEILSIICDNESSVGSLAERLNMSQSAISQHLAKLRRDGLVATRKDGQTVYYICRNPGVQRVLDMLSEIFSPSFEKKNGYPLAHPRKSRI from the coding sequence TTGTTATCCAATCTCTCAAACGAGGTTCGGCTGGAGATTTTGTCGATCATCTGCGACAATGAGAGCTCAGTTGGCAGTCTGGCCGAGCGACTGAATATGAGCCAGTCGGCTATCTCACAGCACCTTGCCAAGCTTCGCCGCGACGGACTAGTCGCGACGCGCAAGGACGGCCAGACGGTTTATTACATCTGCCGAAATCCCGGCGTTCAACGCGTCCTTGATATGCTGAGCGAGATCTTCAGCCCCAGTTTTGAAAAAAAGAACGGCTATCCCCTGGCGCATCCTCGCAAGAGCCGCATCTAG
- a CDS encoding PAS domain-containing protein produces the protein MRDFNDDIKYVGGLSDSIGFFSWVLADNLLFADAVFASLYEIPLEDLVKGMPVETILSRIVEEDRAMIARNTHEAIISGNTSASSYAVQLKNGGRKCLVAYGRCLRDSNGEPSVFTGAVMDAVMPDVTFGSSALEAHCRAAYEIANRNGDDLAARYLKSALALVSGS, from the coding sequence ATGCGCGACTTCAACGATGACATCAAATATGTCGGCGGTTTGAGCGATTCCATCGGGTTCTTCAGCTGGGTTCTTGCCGACAATCTTCTTTTTGCCGATGCGGTATTCGCGTCGCTCTACGAGATACCACTTGAGGATTTAGTTAAGGGCATGCCAGTCGAGACCATCCTCTCAAGGATCGTTGAGGAGGATAGGGCGATGATTGCCCGTAATACGCATGAAGCAATAATTTCCGGTAATACATCCGCATCATCTTACGCCGTGCAGCTCAAAAATGGCGGGCGAAAATGCCTTGTCGCCTATGGGCGATGTCTGAGGGACAGCAACGGCGAGCCGTCGGTGTTCACCGGGGCTGTCATGGATGCCGTCATGCCGGACGTTACATTTGGCTCCAGTGCGCTTGAAGCGCATTGTCGTGCAGCCTATGAGATTGCAAACCGAAACGGTGACGATCTTGCTGCGCGCTATCTTAAGTCGGCCCTGGCACTCGTATCTGGCTCATGA
- a CDS encoding GGDEF domain-containing protein, with amino-acid sequence MNKIKSSIVAKIFLVCFVSVHVPLIALVTFLSLGFQPSALSIFGLVLSATLVGTVLCLYAIWRLISPLNRLASALKRYPDDKTILTLPASASDEIGTVTDIARSMLLEVEDLTRKLKHQASTDFLTGLGNRRALMERMPVIQAQASRSDDAVSIILFDLDHFKRINDEYGHETGDKALMAVAEAVKDHLRPYDYAARIGGEEFCIVLPRADMASALIVAERLRNAVAECVVEPLAKGRITCSFGVAEARQNERLQELLLRADAALYQAKHGGRNLVKSAQSK; translated from the coding sequence TTGAATAAAATCAAATCGTCCATCGTTGCGAAGATTTTTCTTGTCTGCTTCGTCAGCGTCCACGTGCCGCTCATTGCGCTCGTTACCTTTTTGTCGCTCGGCTTCCAACCAAGCGCCCTGTCGATTTTCGGTCTTGTCCTCAGCGCGACATTGGTCGGAACGGTTCTGTGTCTTTACGCGATCTGGCGACTTATCAGTCCACTTAACCGGCTTGCATCGGCTTTGAAGCGCTATCCCGACGACAAAACGATCCTGACCTTGCCAGCGTCCGCCTCTGATGAAATCGGCACCGTTACCGATATTGCGCGGTCCATGCTGCTGGAGGTCGAGGACTTGACAAGGAAGCTCAAGCATCAAGCAAGCACGGACTTTCTCACGGGCCTCGGAAACCGCAGGGCGCTGATGGAACGCATGCCGGTTATTCAGGCCCAGGCCAGCCGATCGGATGACGCGGTTTCCATCATCCTCTTCGACCTGGACCACTTCAAGCGGATCAATGATGAATATGGACACGAGACCGGTGACAAGGCGCTGATGGCGGTTGCCGAGGCCGTCAAGGATCACTTGCGCCCCTATGATTATGCGGCAAGGATCGGCGGCGAAGAATTTTGCATCGTGTTGCCCAGGGCTGACATGGCGTCGGCACTGATCGTGGCTGAACGGCTCCGTAACGCCGTCGCCGAATGTGTTGTCGAGCCGCTGGCAAAAGGGCGCATCACCTGCAGTTTCGGTGTCGCTGAAGCTCGACAGAACGAGAGGCTCCAGGAACTCCTTCTGAGGGCGGATGCCGCGCTGTACCAGGCTAAACATGGCGGTAGAAATCTCGTGAAGAGCGCCCAGTCAAAATGA